Genomic DNA from Microbacterium neungamense:
GTCGACGGCGACGTGCACGCCTTCCTGCACGTCAACGAGCACGCGCCCAACGCCGCCGCCGAGATCGACCGTCGCCGGGCCGCCGGCGAGCAGCTGGGCGCCCTCGCCGGCGTGCCGCTCGCGATCAAGGACGTGCTCGTCACCACCGATCAGCCGTCGACGAGCGGTTCGAAGATCCTCGAGGGGTACATGTCGCCCTTCGACGCCACCGTGGTCGCGCGTTCCCGTGCGGCCGGTCTCGTGCCGCTCGGGAAGACCAACATGGACGAGTTCGCGATGGGCTCGTCCACCGAGCACTCCGCCTACGGCCCGACCCGCAACCCGTGGGACCTCGAGCGGATCCCCGGCGGCTCCGGCGGCGGCTCGGCCGCGGCGGTCGCCGCCTTCGAAGCACCTCTCGCCCTCGGCTCCGACACCGGCGGCTCGATCCGCCAGCCCGCGCACGTCACCGGCACGGTCGGCGTCAAGCCCACCTACGGCGGCGTCAGCCGCTACGGCGCGATCGCGCTGGCCTCCAGCCTCGACCAGGTCGGACCGGTCACGCGCACCGTGCTCGACGCCGGTCTGCTGCACGACGTCATCGGCGGGCACGACCCCAAGGACTCCACCTCCCTTCCCGACGCGTGGCCGTCCTTCGCGGACGCCGCGCGCGAGGGCGCGAGCGGGGAGGTCCTCAAGGGCCTGAAGGTCGGCGTCATCCGTGAGCTCCCCGACTCCGGCTTCCAGCCGGGCGTGGCGGCCTCCTTCCACCAGGCCCTGACCCTGATGGAGCAGCAGGGCGCCGAGATCGTGGAGATCTCCGCCCCGCACTTCGAGTACGGTGTGGCCGCGTACTACCTCATCCTCCCCGCGGAGGCCTCGAGCAACCTGGCGAAGTTCGACTCCGTCCGCTTCGGCCTCCGCGTCACCCCGGCCGGCACCCCCACCGTGGAGGACGTCATGTCCGCCACGCGCGAGGCCGGTTTCGGGCCCGAGGTGAAGCGGCGCATCATCCTCGGCACCTACGCCCTGTCCGCCGGGTACTACGACGCGTACTACGGCAGCGCCCAGAAGGTGCGCACCCTCATCCAGCAGGACTTCGCGAACGCGTTCGCCGACGTCGACGTCATCGCCACGCCGTCCGCGCCCACCACGGCGTTCCGGCTCGGCGAGCGGATCGACGATCCGCTGCAGATGTACCTCAACGACATCACCACCATCCCCGCCAACCTCGCCGGGGTCCCCGGCATCTCGATCCCGTCCGGGCTCGCCGAGGATGACGGCCTCCCGGTCGGCATCCAGTTCCTTGCGCCGGCGCGCGAGGACGCCCAGCTGTACCGGGTCGGCGCGGCCCTCGAGGCCGTGCTCACCGATTCCTGGGGTGGCCTGCTGCTGGACCGAGCCCCGTCGCTCGTGGGAGGGAACCGCTGATGGCCGCTGCGCTGATGGACTACGACAAGGCGCTCGAGCTGTTCGAGCCGGTGCTCGGCTTCGAGGTGCACGTCGAGCTGAACACCGAGACCAAGATGTTCTCGGACGCCCCGAACCCGGCCAACGACGCGTACCACGGGGCCGAGCCGAACACGCTGATCGCCCCGGTCGACCTCGGGCTGCCCGGGTCGCTGCCGGTGGTCAACGAGCAGGCGGTGCGATCCGCGATCAGCCTCGGCCTGGCGCTGGGCTGCTCGATCGCGGAATCCTGCCGGTTCGCGCGGAAGAACTACTTCTACCCTGACCTCGGCAAGAACTACCAGATCTCCCAGTACGACGAGCCGATCGCCTTCGACGGCGCCGTCGAGGTCGAGCTCGAGGACGGCACCCGGGTGACCATCCCGATCGAGCGCGCCCACATGGAGGAGGACGCCGGCAAGCTCACCCACATGGGCGGGTCGACCGGCCGCATCCACGGCGCCGAGTACTCACTCGTGGACTACAACCGCGCCGGTGTGCCGCTCGTCGAGATCGTGACCAGGCCGATCTTCGGCGCCGAGCACCGCGCCCCCGAGATCGCCAAGGCGTACGTCGCCACGATCCGCGACATCGTGCGCAGCCTCGGCATCTCCGAGGCGCGCCTCGAGCGCGGCAACCTGCGCTGCGACGCGAACGTCTCCCTGCGCCGTCGCGTCCCCGAGGGGGCGCCGCCCGAGCCGCTCGGCATCCGCACCGAGACGAAGAACGTGAACTCGATGCGTTCGGTCGAGCGGGCCGTGCGCTACGAGATCCAGCGTCAGGCGCAGATCCTCGCCGACGGCGGCACGATCGTGCAGGAGACCCGGCACTGGCACGAGGACACCGGGGTCACCTCCCCGGGCCGTCCGAAGTCGGATGCCGACGACTACCGGTACTTCCCCGAGCCGGACCTGCTGCCCGTGCAGCCGTCGCGCGAGCTCGTGGAGGAGCTGCGGGCCGCCCTGCCGGAGCAGCCCGTCGCGCGCCGGCGCCGCCTCAAGGCGGACTGGGGCTTCGGCGACATCGAGTTCCAGGGCGTCGTCAACGCCGGCCTGCTCGACGAGGTCGAGGCGACCGTCGCGGCCGGGGCATCCCCGGCGGCCGCGCGCAAGTGGTGGATGAGTGAGATCAGCCGCATCGCCAACGCGCAGGAGACGGATGCCGCCTCGCTGGTCTCCCCGGCCGACGTCGCCGCGCTGCAGAAGCTCGTCGATGCCGGCACGCTCACCGACAAGCTCGCCCGGCAGGTGCTCGAGGGCGTCATCGCGGGGGAGGGAACGCCCCAGGAGGTCGTCGACGCCCGCGGGCTCGCCGTCGTCTCGGACGACGGGGCGCTCATCGCCGCGATCGACGAGGCCCTCGCCGCGCAGCCGGACGTGCTCGCCAAGATCAAGGACGGCAAGGTGCAGGCGGCGGGCGCCATCATCGGCGCCGTGATGAAGGCGATGAAGGGCCAGGCGGATGCGGCTCGCGTCCGCGAGCTCATCCTCGACCGCGCCGCCCAGTAGCTCCCACCCGTTTGGGGCGGGTTCTCGCGTTCGGGGCGGCGGACGACCCCCCGAACATGAAAACCCGCCCCGAACGCATGGGGGAGGGAGAATGGCCTGATGGGACGCGGTGACGGATCGGGGCGCATCGTCTCGCCGCCCGGGGCCGACGACAGCGGCACCGGCATCCTGCACGTCGACATGGACGCGTTCTACGCGGCGGTGGAGGTGCTGCATGATCCGTCCCTGCGCGGCCTGCCGCTGATCATCGGATCCCCGGACGGGCGCTCGGTGGTCTCCAGCGCCTCATACGAGGCGCGCCGCTTCGGCGTGCGCTCCGCCATGCCGGTGTCCCAGGCGCTGCGGCTGTGCCCGACGGCCCGCATCGTCCCGCCCGACTTCTCCCGCTACCACGCCGTGTCCACGCAGGTGATGGCGATCTTCGACCAGATCACCCCCGTCGTCGAGCCGCTGTCGATCGACGAGGCGTTCCTCGACGTGCGCGGTGTGCGCCGGCTGTGGGGCAGCCCCGGGCGGATCGCGGAGCTGATCCGCCGGCGCGTGGCCGACGAGGTCGGCATCACCTGCAGCGTCGGGGTCGCCGCGACCAAGCACGTCGCGAAGATGGCGTCCACGATCGCCAAGCCGGACGGGATGCTGATCGTCCCCGCGGCCCGGACCCAGGAGTTCCTCGACCCCCGACCGGTGCGCGCGATGTGGGGTGTCGGGCCGAAGGCCGCCGAGGCGCTCGAGTCCCGCGGCATCCGCTTCATCCGCGACATCCGCACCACATCGCCGTCCGCGCTCGAGCGTGCCGTCGGCCCCGCCCTCGCCGGCAGGCTGCGGGAGCTGGCGGCCGGGCACGACCCGCGCCGGGTGGAGACCAGCCGGGTCGAGAAGAGCGTCGGGCATGAGGAGACCTTCGACACCGACGTCTCCGATCCGGAGTTCCTGCGCTCGGAGCTGCTGCGCCTGGCCGACCGGGTCGCGGCGCGGCTGCGCCGGGCGGAGTGGGAGGCCGGCGGCGTGGCGATCAAGGTGCGTTTCGCCGACTTCAGCACGGTCAGCAGATCGCACACGCTCCCCGAGCCGACCTCGGTCGGCCAGCGCCTCGGCGAGGTCGCCCGGGGGCTCTTCGACGAGATCGCCCGGCGCGACCCGGTCCGCCTCGTCGGGGTGCGTGCGGAACGCCTCCGCCCGGCGGGCGGGGCGCTCGGCCTCTGGGACGACGACGAGGACTGGCGCCGCGTCGAGGGCGCCCTCGATCGGGCGCGCTCCCGGTTCGGAACCGCCATGGTCACGCGCGCCCGGCACCTCGGCGCAGGCGACGGGCGCGGGGCGGCACCGCACCCGCGCAGCCCCTCCGATCCGCGCCGAGATCTCGAATGACGGATGCCCCGGCCGGTGGGCTAGCGTAGCTGCATGCCTCACATCGCACTCGAGCTCGGCCGCAGCGCCGCGTCCTTCGGCGTGAAAAGCGCCTACGGTGAACCGCAGCAGGTGGACGGGGCGGAGTTCACGCCCGTCGCGCTCACGCTGACCGGCTTCGGCGGAGGCAACATGGACGACTCCGCCGGCGGCGGAGGAGGCGGCGGAGTCGCCATCCCGCTCGGCGTGTACGTCCGTCGTGAGGAGGGGCTGCGCTTCGAGCCGAACTTCGTGTCGCTGCTTGCCGTGGCGACGCCGTTCGTCTGGATCGCCGGCCGCGCGCTGAGCCGCATCATCCGTGCCCTCAAGAAGTGACGACCCGGTCGCGGCGGCGATCGCCGCGGGCGTGGCACGGCTGCGCGAGGCCGTCCGCGAGGTCGCGGCCTCGAACCCGGTCGTCCTGATCGACGGCCGCAGCGGCGCGTGCAAGACGACCATCGCCCGTGTGCTGGTGCGGGAGTGGCCGCTGCAGACAGCGCCGCAGCTCGTGGCTCTGGACTCGATCTACCCCGGCTGGGACGGCCTCGCCGAGGGGGTGGAGACGGCGCGGGAGCGCATCCTCCGTCCGCATGCGCGCGGCCTCCTCGGCACCTGGCAGCGCTTCGACTGGGAGGCCGGGGAGTACGCGGAGAGCCACGCGGTGAATCCTGCGCTCGGGCTGATCGTGGAGGGGTGCGGGGCGCTCACGACAGCGACCGCACGCCTGGCGGACGTCCGCGTCTGGGTGGACTCACCCGAGCCGAGTCGCCGGCACCGCGCGCTCGGGCGCGACGGGGACGCGTTCCGGCCGCATTGGGACCGCTGGGCGGCGCAGGAGCGGGCGCACATCGCCCGTCACGACCCGGTGGCGCTCGCAGACGTCGTGATCCCCATCCCCTGAGGTGTCAGGGCCGCTCCGGCGGCGCGTCCTGCTCGTCCGCGACGCGGATCAGCCCGTCCAGGCGGTAGCCGAGCCAGTCGTACACGGCGAACCGCGGGTCGTCGGGGTGATGCTCATCGGACTCGTCGACACCGAGCCGGGACGCCATCACCAGGCGCATCGCGGTCAAGGTGCGCAACCACGCGTCGAGGTCGTCCACCCGGATCACCACGTCGCGCGGAGCCAGCACCGCGTCGTCATCGTCGTCGTCCTCGATGCGGAAGCCGTCCAGCGCGGCGCGCACCACGCGGGCGTCCCCCGCCCGCCGGTCCAGCAGCTCCCGCCGGGTCAGCTCCGAGTACGTGGCGGCGGCGTCGCGGTCCTCCGGGTAGGCGTCCGGGGTCAGGCGAGCGAGCCCGGCGTCCTCGGGCGCCTCCTCGTCGAGCAGCATCCGGAACTCGTCCACGAGCCGCGCCAGGTGCACGCCCTCGATGAGCGCCAGCGGCAGCAGGATCACGCGGTCGTCCATGTCTCGGTTCCTTCCCCGGGCGTGCTCACAGCGGCGCCTTCCGCACGGTCGCCCACAGGCCATAGTCGTGCATGGCACGGGCGTGGGTCTCCATCGTCTCCCGCGGCCCGGTCGCGACCACGGCGTGCCCCTCGTGGTGCACGGCGAGCATTAGGCGCGTGGCGTGCTCCCGCGAGTACCCGAAGTAGGTGCGGAAGACCCGCACGACGTAGCTCATCAGGTTCACCGGGTCGTTCCACACCACGACCTGCCACGGTTCGAGCGGAGCGGCGGTGAGATCGACGGCCTCGTCGACGTCCTCGTCAACCTCAGGGGCGGCGAAGGGCGCGCTCATGCCCACCCCAGCTCATGCAGCTGCGCATCGTCGATGCCGTAGAAGTGCGCGATCTCGTGGACCAGTGTGGTGTGGATCTCGTCCCGCAGCTCGTCCTCGGTCTCGCACGCGGCCAGATGCGCGCGGCGGTAGACGACGATGCGGTCGGGCAGCTCGCCCATGCCGTACTGGCCGCGCTCGGTGAGGGCCAGGCCGTCGTAGAGGCCGAACAGCTCCTCGCCGTCCTCGGGGGCGTCCTCGACGACGAACACCACGTTCTCCAGTCCGTCGACCATGTCGTCGGGCAGCCGGTCGAGCTCCTCGATCACCAGGGCTTCGAAGGCATCCGCGTCCAGCTGCATGCCGCGGGGGAGGGGTCGCTCCATGTGCACCCGCCGGCCGTGCCGATCCAGGCCCAGACGCGCCTCGGCCGACACCAGCCCGCGGTGGAAGTCGTCGTCGGGGTCGGGATGCTCCTGGAAGCCCGCCGAGGCGTAGAACGGGGCGTTCCAGGGCACATCGGCGTAGGTGCGCAGTGTCATCCGGGTCGCGCCGCGCGCGGCTGCCTCGTCCATCGCCGCCTCGAGCAGGGCTCGGCCGTGACCGCGGCGCGTGTGCCCGGGCAG
This window encodes:
- the gatA gene encoding Asp-tRNA(Asn)/Glu-tRNA(Gln) amidotransferase subunit GatA; its protein translation is MSDIIRLSAADLADRLTAGEISSVEATQAHLDRIAEVDGDVHAFLHVNEHAPNAAAEIDRRRAAGEQLGALAGVPLAIKDVLVTTDQPSTSGSKILEGYMSPFDATVVARSRAAGLVPLGKTNMDEFAMGSSTEHSAYGPTRNPWDLERIPGGSGGGSAAAVAAFEAPLALGSDTGGSIRQPAHVTGTVGVKPTYGGVSRYGAIALASSLDQVGPVTRTVLDAGLLHDVIGGHDPKDSTSLPDAWPSFADAAREGASGEVLKGLKVGVIRELPDSGFQPGVAASFHQALTLMEQQGAEIVEISAPHFEYGVAAYYLILPAEASSNLAKFDSVRFGLRVTPAGTPTVEDVMSATREAGFGPEVKRRIILGTYALSAGYYDAYYGSAQKVRTLIQQDFANAFADVDVIATPSAPTTAFRLGERIDDPLQMYLNDITTIPANLAGVPGISIPSGLAEDDGLPVGIQFLAPAREDAQLYRVGAALEAVLTDSWGGLLLDRAPSLVGGNR
- the gatB gene encoding Asp-tRNA(Asn)/Glu-tRNA(Gln) amidotransferase subunit GatB → MMAAALMDYDKALELFEPVLGFEVHVELNTETKMFSDAPNPANDAYHGAEPNTLIAPVDLGLPGSLPVVNEQAVRSAISLGLALGCSIAESCRFARKNYFYPDLGKNYQISQYDEPIAFDGAVEVELEDGTRVTIPIERAHMEEDAGKLTHMGGSTGRIHGAEYSLVDYNRAGVPLVEIVTRPIFGAEHRAPEIAKAYVATIRDIVRSLGISEARLERGNLRCDANVSLRRRVPEGAPPEPLGIRTETKNVNSMRSVERAVRYEIQRQAQILADGGTIVQETRHWHEDTGVTSPGRPKSDADDYRYFPEPDLLPVQPSRELVEELRAALPEQPVARRRRLKADWGFGDIEFQGVVNAGLLDEVEATVAAGASPAAARKWWMSEISRIANAQETDAASLVSPADVAALQKLVDAGTLTDKLARQVLEGVIAGEGTPQEVVDARGLAVVSDDGALIAAIDEALAAQPDVLAKIKDGKVQAAGAIIGAVMKAMKGQADAARVRELILDRAAQ
- the dinB gene encoding DNA polymerase IV encodes the protein MGRGDGSGRIVSPPGADDSGTGILHVDMDAFYAAVEVLHDPSLRGLPLIIGSPDGRSVVSSASYEARRFGVRSAMPVSQALRLCPTARIVPPDFSRYHAVSTQVMAIFDQITPVVEPLSIDEAFLDVRGVRRLWGSPGRIAELIRRRVADEVGITCSVGVAATKHVAKMASTIAKPDGMLIVPAARTQEFLDPRPVRAMWGVGPKAAEALESRGIRFIRDIRTTSPSALERAVGPALAGRLRELAAGHDPRRVETSRVEKSVGHEETFDTDVSDPEFLRSELLRLADRVAARLRRAEWEAGGVAIKVRFADFSTVSRSHTLPEPTSVGQRLGEVARGLFDEIARRDPVRLVGVRAERLRPAGGALGLWDDDEDWRRVEGALDRARSRFGTAMVTRARHLGAGDGRGAAPHPRSPSDPRRDLE
- a CDS encoding DUF2017 domain-containing protein, which codes for MDDRVILLPLALIEGVHLARLVDEFRMLLDEEAPEDAGLARLTPDAYPEDRDAAATYSELTRRELLDRRAGDARVVRAALDGFRIEDDDDDDAVLAPRDVVIRVDDLDAWLRTLTAMRLVMASRLGVDESDEHHPDDPRFAVYDWLGYRLDGLIRVADEQDAPPERP
- the clpS gene encoding ATP-dependent Clp protease adapter ClpS — protein: MSAPFAAPEVDEDVDEAVDLTAAPLEPWQVVVWNDPVNLMSYVVRVFRTYFGYSREHATRLMLAVHHEGHAVVATGPRETMETHARAMHDYGLWATVRKAPL
- a CDS encoding metallopeptidase family protein — its product is MQLDADAFEALVIEELDRLPDDMVDGLENVVFVVEDAPEDGEELFGLYDGLALTERGQYGMGELPDRIVVYRRAHLAACETEDELRDEIHTTLVHEIAHFYGIDDAQLHELGWA